Proteins encoded together in one Columba livia isolate bColLiv1 breed racing homer chromosome 3, bColLiv1.pat.W.v2, whole genome shotgun sequence window:
- the PLN gene encoding cardiac phospholamban — translation MEKVQYITRSALRRASTIEINPQSRQRLQELFVNFCLILICLLLICIIVMLL, via the coding sequence ATGGAGAAGGTCCAATACATAACCCGCTCTGCTCTGCGGAGAGCCTCAACTATTGAGATCAACCCACAATCACGCCAAAGGCTCCAGGAGCTCTTTGTGAATTTCTGCCTGATTTTAATTTGCCTCTTGTTGATCTGTATCATTGTGATGCTCCTCTGA